Proteins from a genomic interval of Cucumis melo cultivar AY chromosome 7, USDA_Cmelo_AY_1.0, whole genome shotgun sequence:
- the LOC103493165 gene encoding uncharacterized protein LOC103493165 — protein MARSYEKPAYSSIDDNEKHREFDRDIREMVSTLTSRLGLLRKGGSAAQNHELVDDQGSSVITLAGTNTGATMRAELNGKTMTKLDQDTGVDESESLTSYINSNFQAINNSIMFGGSYTGNDPGVHMEYTSDLHEEGHKAEKGGAKGKKIGKDNAESGGSWFSKE, from the exons ATGGCACGTTCTTACGAAAAGCCTGCCTATTCCTCCATCGACGACAATGAGAAGCATCGAGAATTCGACCGCGACATCCGAGAAATGGTTTCCACCCTCACCAGTCGCTTGGGATTGCTTCGAAAAGGAG GTTCCGCCGCCCAAAACCATGAACTTGTTGACGACCAAGGCTCAAGCGTCATCACACTTGCGGGAACCAACACCGGAGCCACCATGCGAGCAGAACTGAATGGGAAAACGATGACGAAGCTTGATCAGGACACAGGTGTGGACGAGAGCGAGTCCCTCACCTCCTACATTAACAGCAACTTCCAAGCCATTAACAACTCCATCATGTTTGGAGGAAGCTACACAGGGAATGACCCTGGAGTTCACATGGAGTATACCTCTGATCTCCATGAAGAAGGCCATAAGGCTGAGAAAGGAGGGGCTAAAGGCAAGAAAATTGGGAAGGATAATGCTGAATCCGGTGGCTCGTGGTTTTCAAaggaatga
- the LOC127143790 gene encoding subtilisin-like protease SBT3.2: MGRWFCVFQSYDYSTISKAAEVVVRANGTGIIVAGQQVDNNLLACISSPIPCILVDTIVGSKLFFYFLQNSDHPVVMLRAARTIIGKPIAPTIAYFSSRGPNSVSPPILKPDISAPGSNILSAVSPHYFFNEKGFSLMSGTSMATPHVSAIVALLKSVHPTWSPAAIKSALMTTARTEVSPGLPIFADGTPPKVADPFDYGAGVVDANAAVDPGLIYDMGRKDYIDYYLCGMGYEDKDISHLTHRKTECPLQRLSLLDLNLPAITIPSLVNSTIVTRTVTNVGNLSCVYKAKIEAPFGCKVSVNPQVLVFNSQVKKISFKVMFFTQVQRNYGYSFGRLTWSDGVHVVKIPLSVRFGFF; this comes from the exons ATGGGAAGGTGGTTCTGTGTTTTCCAAAGTTATGATTATAGCACTATATCCAAGGCGGCGGAGGTGGTGGTCAGAGCAAATGGGACCGGAATTATTGTCGCCGGCCAACAAGTCGATAATAATTTGTTAGCTTGTATATCCTCTCCAATTCCATGTATCCTAGTTGATACCATTGTTGGCTCAAAATTATTCTTCTACTTCTTGCAAAATAG TGATCATCCAGTGGTAATGTTGAGGGCCGCAAGAACGATCATCGGAAAGCCCATAGCACCAACTATTGCCTATTTCTCATCAAGAGGTCCAAATTCTGTTTCCCCTCCAATTctcaag CCCGACATATCGGCTCCTGGATCTAACATTCTATCTGCCGTTTCACCCCACTACTTTTTCAACGAGAAAGGGTTTTCGCTCATGTCAGGAACTTCTATGGCCACACCTCATGTTTCAGCTATCGTCGCTCTTCTTAAATCCGTGCACCCTACGTGGTCACCCGCTGCCATTAAATCAGCTCTCATGACAACCG CACGTACAGAGGTCTCTCCAGGACTGCCCATTTTTGCAGATGGAACTCCTCCGAAAGTGGCAGACCCATTTGACTACGGCGCTGGAGTCGTGGACGCAAATGCCGCGGTCGACCCGGGTCTTATCTACGATATGGGTAGAAAAGATTACATAGATTATTACCTTTGTGGCATGGGGTATGAGGACAAGGATATTTCTCATCTAACACACAGGAAAACAGAGTGTCCATTGCAAAGGTTGTCTctgttggatttgaatttgccGGCCATTACAATTCCTTCACTTGTAAACTCCACCATTGTGACTCGGACAGTGACTAACGTTGGGAACTTGAGCTGTGTTTATAAGGCAAAGATTGAGGCTCCATTTGGTTGCAAGGTTAGTGTGAACCCTCAAGTATTGGTCTTTAACTCTCAAGTGAAGAAGATTTCATTTAAGGTTATGTTCTTCACTCAAGTTCAAAGGAACTATGGCTACTCTTTTGGCAGGTTAACATGGAGTGATGGTGTTCACGTTGTTAAAATTCCTTTGTCTGTGAGATTTGGTTTCTTTTGA
- the LOC103493167 gene encoding LOW QUALITY PROTEIN: subtilisin-like protease SBT3.6 (The sequence of the model RefSeq protein was modified relative to this genomic sequence to represent the inferred CDS: inserted 1 base in 1 codon) has translation MVPYGMDKGVVELGRERERQRRQEISALYMSLRTLLPLEFIKVSVAKKKGRGDEKNGVKVGVFVMHQSNDQNPKVHIVYLGEKPHHDTKFTTDSHHQLLAAILGSKEKSLEAMVYSYKHGFSGFAAKLTKSEAQKLSEMSRVVRVVPSSLYKVXATRSWDFLGLSSSPSESSNLLHRAKGDNVIIGVIDTGIWPESESFKDKGLGPIPSRWKGTCESGEQFNSTNCNKKIIGARWFVKAFVADYGREALAKEYLSPRDLNGHGTHTASTAAGSFVANINYHNNAAGTARGGAPLARLAIYKALWTNRGVGSSADILKAIDEAIHDGVDVLSISIGRSPPFYPEFTELSDIAFGSFHAITKGISVVCAAGNSGPSPQMVDNVAPWIFTVAANTIDRAFLSSITTL, from the exons ATGGTACCTTATGGAATGGACAAAGGCGTTGTTGAGTTAGGGAGAGAAAGGGAGAGACAAAGAAGACAAGAAATCAGTGCTCTTTATATGTCTCTAAGAACCCTACTTCCTCTTGAATTTATCAAG GTCTCTGTCGCCAAGAAGAAAGGACGTGGAGATGAGAAGAATGGAGTTAAGGTTGGGGTTTTCGTCATGCATC AATCTAATGACCAAAATCCAAAG GTACACATAGTTTACTTGGGAGAAAAGCCACATCATGATACTAAATTCACTACCGATTCTCACCATCAATTATTAGCTGCTATATTGGGAAG CAAGGAGAAATCGTTGGAAGCAATGGTGTACAGTTATAAACATGGCTTTTCTGGGTTTGCAGCCAAGCTCACTAAATCTGAAGCTCAAAAGCTATCTG AAATGTCGAGGGTGGTTCGAGTTGTCCCGAGTTCGCTTTACAAAG GTGCTACAAGAAGTTGGGATTTTCTGGGGCTGTCTTCTTCTCCATCTGAGTCTTCAAACCTTCTTCATCGTGCTAAGGGTGACAATGTCATTATAGGTGTTATTGATACGG GAATCTGGCCGGAGTCGGAGTCGTTCAAAGACAAAGGACTAGGGCCAATACCATCACGTTGGAAAGGAACATGCGAATCAGGAGAACAATTCAACTCCACAAACTGCAACAAAAAAATCATAGGAGCGCGTTGGTTCGTGAAGGCGTTCGTCGCCGACTATGGTCGAGAGGCGCTAGCCAAGGAATACTTATCACCACGAGACCTAAATGGACATGGAACTCACACAGCCAGCACAGCCGCAGGCTCATTTGTAGCAAACATCAACTACCACAACAACGCTGCCGGCACAGCGAGAGGTGGTGCACCACTCGCACGGTTAGCCATATACAAAGCCTTATGGACGAACCGCGGCGTAGGATCGTCGGCGGACATACTGAAGGCGATAGATGAGGCTATACATGATGGTGTGGATGTGTTGTCTATATCGATTGGAAGATCACCTCCTTTCTATCCAGAGTTCACTGAATTAAGTGATATTGCATTTGGGTCATTTCATGCTATTACAAAGGGGATTTCTGTTGTGTGTGCGGCTGGAAATAGTGGGCCTTCTCCACAAATGGTGGACAATGTTGCACCTTGGATTTTCACTGTGGCTGCCAATACTATAGACCGAGCCTTTCTTTCATCCATTACAACACTATGA